A genomic window from Terrisporobacter glycolicus ATCC 14880 = DSM 1288 includes:
- a CDS encoding YhgE/Pip domain-containing protein: protein MLKKEWKDLFKNKFLIVALIAIIAIPTIYSTLFLSSMWDPYGKVSNLPVAVVNNDDPIDYEDMEVNVGERLVDSLKENDSLAFNFVDEKVAMDGLENGTYYMVITIPKNFSKDATTLLDKKPKKMVLEYATNPGKNYIASKMSETALTKVQNSISEKVTETYADVVFEQFDTVGDGLKEASNGSLELKDGLGDLKDGGVKLSDGLNTLSNSMLTFTNGTNTLSQGLDTYLAGVKTLSSASGELANGANKLADGANQLNSAVKGISIPNISLSEEQKNTLKNTAASSVSDYSNQLSSGIGSAVSSKVSNTLTSDNTVKAVSSAILSDSKITQMVGALQSAGYTKEQAQGLVVGIVSNTLKGVSSNITADSITSAVSPSVSSTMSKIAAGSAEKGAEAVVKEVNSNLSTYEGMFTTLKSSTKTLSDGLNTLSAGANELKAGSDKLVANNPKLKSGMTSLSDGTNKISSGVNDLKNGSVSLKDGLKTAYDGSNTLQTSLDDGAKSVKDTTSKINNDTLKMFASPVDSSKTQITKVADNGHAMAAYMMVVGLWVGCMGFCTVYPLTKNSSKLKSGFRLWLSKASVMYPAIILASIAMISALSFFNGFSPADLNSTILVAVVAAITFMSIIYFFNVAFGVVGKFLVLVLMVIQLSGSTGTYPLELSADFVSKITNYLPFTHVVTAFRSTISGGPSIENHLIFLASIAVVMILITIAFLEFKVRYKSNNNNFTEDNIDDELAV from the coding sequence ATGCTAAAAAAAGAATGGAAAGACTTATTCAAAAACAAATTTCTAATTGTGGCTCTTATTGCTATAATTGCAATCCCAACTATTTATTCAACTTTATTTTTAAGTTCCATGTGGGATCCTTACGGTAAAGTCAGCAATCTTCCAGTTGCTGTTGTAAATAATGATGATCCTATAGATTATGAGGATATGGAAGTAAATGTGGGTGAAAGACTTGTTGATAGTCTAAAAGAAAATGACTCCTTAGCATTTAATTTTGTTGATGAAAAAGTAGCAATGGATGGTTTAGAAAATGGTACTTATTATATGGTAATTACTATACCTAAAAACTTTTCAAAAGATGCTACCACTTTATTAGATAAAAAGCCTAAAAAAATGGTATTAGAATATGCTACAAATCCAGGTAAAAACTATATCGCCAGTAAAATGAGTGAAACAGCTTTAACTAAAGTTCAAAATTCAATTTCTGAAAAGGTAACTGAAACTTATGCAGATGTTGTATTTGAACAATTTGACACTGTAGGTGATGGACTTAAAGAAGCATCTAATGGTTCTTTAGAGCTTAAGGACGGTTTAGGTGATTTAAAAGATGGTGGTGTAAAGCTAAGTGATGGTTTAAACACTCTTTCTAATAGTATGTTAACATTTACTAATGGTACAAATACTTTATCACAAGGTTTAGATACTTATTTAGCAGGTGTAAAAACTTTAAGTTCAGCTTCTGGGGAACTTGCAAATGGTGCTAACAAATTGGCAGATGGTGCTAATCAGTTAAATTCTGCTGTTAAAGGAATCTCTATTCCAAATATATCTTTAAGTGAAGAACAAAAAAACACTTTAAAAAATACAGCAGCTTCTAGTGTTTCTGATTACTCTAATCAACTTTCTTCTGGTATAGGTAGTGCAGTTAGCAGTAAAGTAAGTAACACTTTAACTTCAGATAATACAGTTAAAGCAGTGTCTTCTGCAATACTTAGCGATAGTAAAATTACTCAAATGGTAGGAGCACTTCAATCAGCAGGCTATACTAAAGAGCAAGCCCAAGGCTTAGTTGTTGGAATAGTATCAAATACTTTAAAAGGTGTATCTTCTAATATTACTGCTGATTCTATAACAAGTGCAGTTTCTCCATCAGTATCTAGTACTATGAGTAAAATTGCAGCAGGTTCAGCTGAAAAAGGAGCCGAGGCAGTTGTAAAAGAGGTAAACTCAAATCTTTCTACTTATGAAGGAATGTTTACTACTTTAAAATCATCTACAAAAACTCTTTCAGATGGATTAAATACATTGAGTGCTGGTGCCAATGAATTAAAAGCTGGCTCAGACAAACTTGTAGCTAATAATCCTAAATTAAAATCTGGTATGACATCACTTTCAGATGGTACAAACAAAATATCATCTGGTGTTAATGATTTAAAAAATGGATCTGTAAGTTTAAAAGACGGTTTAAAAACTGCTTATGATGGAAGTAATACTCTTCAAACAAGTTTAGATGACGGAGCTAAATCTGTAAAAGATACTACTTCTAAAATAAATAATGATACATTAAAAATGTTTGCTTCACCTGTAGACTCATCTAAAACTCAAATAACTAAAGTTGCGGATAATGGCCATGCCATGGCTGCATATATGATGGTTGTTGGTCTTTGGGTTGGATGTATGGGATTCTGCACAGTTTACCCATTAACTAAAAATAGTTCAAAACTAAAATCAGGCTTTAGATTATGGTTAAGCAAAGCAAGTGTTATGTATCCTGCAATAATATTAGCTTCAATAGCAATGATATCAGCATTAAGCTTCTTCAATGGATTTAGCCCAGCTGATTTAAATAGTACTATATTAGTTGCAGTTGTTGCCGCAATAACCTTTATGAGTATAATATACTTCTTTAATGTGGCCTTTGGAGTAGTTGGTAAGTTCTTAGTTCTAGTACTTATGGTTATTCAGCTATCTGGTTCTACAGGTACTTATCCTTTAGAATTATCAGCTGATTTTGTATCTAAAATAACTAATTATCTTCCATTTACTCACGTAGTTACTGCATTTAGAAGTACAATATCTGGTGGACCTAGCATAGAAAATCATTTAATTTTCCTTGCTTCTATAGCTGTAGTAATGATATTAATAACAATAGCATTCCTTGAGTTTAAGGTAAGATATAAATCTAATAATAATAATTTTACTGAAGATAATATAGATGATGAATTAGCAGTTTAA